In Carassius gibelio isolate Cgi1373 ecotype wild population from Czech Republic chromosome A10, carGib1.2-hapl.c, whole genome shotgun sequence, the DNA window AAATTCACACAGATTGAGCATCCCACATCTAATGATCCAACACATACAAATGTATCCAATAAAACAGCAATAGATACCATTTCACAAAGGGGTCAATGGCAACACCTCTGGTAATAGGCAGATTCTTGCATTCTTTCACCCATATTTGCACCTCACCATTCCCCTTGTTTTTGTGATCTATCAGAAAGGAAGATGcttcttaaaacatatttttagtcaaataaaatgtcaGCATCGTAAATCTTAGCAGCTTACTGTGAGAAGTCTGTGAGACAAAACGCAGAGCGACTTTAATCTCAGCACTCATTTCCACGCTGCCGACAGAATGTTTTGGGCTGGTGGGAACCTGAACCTGGGTTGATGAAGAAAGGCAGATTTTACAGAAATTCCAACAAGCATGACCCCATGCAAACATATTTTTTGATGCATTTACTCAGTTTTCTAAaaagaacagcaacaacaacaaaaaaaaaacatttatttagctgtCCATTTTTTCCAACAATATTAACCTACATACAGATTGGTCTGCAAGCCACCAGTTAAAAACCATCCTAAGAGGTTATTTTGACCAAAGTATACATGATTAACAATATCTTACCCTTCCTTTGAGTAAATATTCATTCATCTGAGTATTACTGAAATCCCATTCAGCCAAATCGAGCTCAACTTCTCCAAGAAACATGTTACGCCCGAACGTATCATTGTGCCACACAGAGGTGTTCAGCTTCTGGGTTTTCAACGTCTCCAATGGAATCTTAAACTGCAAAGAAATTACCACTTTGATcatcaaattcattttaaaacatatctTAACAAGTTTGGAAGTCTCATACCCGTAGGATTTCATTGTAAGCTGGATCTAGAGTCTTCTTCCTCACACACGTTTTCTTCTTTCCATATTTTGCTTTGTCAGGTAACAAGTAACACTTAACATACCTGAAGTTCAATCAGACGAAGCACATAATGTACGGTATATTACTGTTTACCTTATCTTTATTCTCCTGATGTGAAATATTAGTTCACTTACGGATCAGATCGGTTCCTTTTAACATCCGCCACAGCGAGGTCCTTGCACTGCACAACAAAGATGTGGAACTCTCCCAGTTTTTGCACGTAGTGAATGGCGAACTGGATTGTTCCTTTGATTTCCACATGACCAAACTCACCACTGTAGATGCTCATTACACTACCAGTAACCTATACATACCCCATAAAGACATAGATCTGTGTAGAAATCATTTTATAATAGCATGttatcacaaaaacaaaatagattAATATGTTCATTAGCATTAAATCAGAGCAAAATTGCTCTATTCATAATCATTGGGTTGTGTAAAAACAGGAGTCACATACAGAGGACATGGAGGCCCCTTCAGAGCAAGTGCTAAAATTAGAAGGAGTGTTGCATGTTCTCAGTCCGTCATAGTAGAAACTGGCACAGTCACTGTTTCTGCAAGCCATCTAATTAGTCACATGCACAAACAACATGAGGTTGTTAGCATTCATGCAGGTTAATAAAGGCAGTGAATGTTGGTGTTTGGTCATaggttaaaacataaaaataacactttttataACTAATCTAGGGTGGTGGTTGTTATTCAAATAGGGTACTGGGTTTTAGTTTGTATTTTACCTCTTGTTGCATGAATGCAGGCACAGACATACTCATCATCTTCACCTGTTCTGGGTCGGAGAAAGATGTTTTGGTGTTTGAAGTGACTGCAGACACTAAGACAAAGGAGACAGTCATTTAGCGGATGCACATTATGGATCTAGATAGAGGTTAAATGAATATTGAATGTTTTTTAGTTTGTGTCTAGAGTTTTTAATTGAAGGGGACATTAAAGAATTGATTTAGGTACTCCATCTACCTCACCATTAGATGTTTTGGGTGGTACGGAATGCAAATCACTTTTATCGCTGCCATTAATCCACCTGGTCACTGGATTTCCATGTGCCATTTAAAGGGTCGATTATGAAAAGGAGGTTTTATGTCTACTTTAATGTCTGGGGCTTACCTTCTGCTCTAGATGTAATAATGCAAATGTATAAAACTCACTGAACATTAGTTTAAAAGCTAAAGCAGAGGCTgatatcaaaataatttaaaaaccatTCAAAATACCATTTGaaatttagttactttattaccgatttattattattaatatatttaaaatatataataatatttaccatTTTCCATACTCAGTCTAACGTCACTCCTCGGATCAGTCTTCCATCTCTCTTCTTGGTACAGATGACAAAGTATtgttaaataaagatttaaacaaaacaagaattttttcttaaataaggTTAAAGTCAACCAAACATAGGGCAAGGAAGATGAAGGAAACTTACGTAAAGGTGTGGATGACAGGTCCTCTAGACTTTTGGAAATAGAGATGGGTCTGGCATTGGCCCGCTCAAGGGCAGCTTTGACAGGGCTGTCATCCTCACTGTCCCCTGTCACAGCCCATATCAAGAAGGAATCAGCAAACCAAATAAAAGCAGAGGTCTACTGGTGCATTATATACAACTATTAGTTCTGAATATCTGATTTGAAACACTGATTTAAGGGGGCATTTCCACCCATTAGATTCTGATTTCAGGAGATTTGAAATGTATCTGTAATTACTATGTACaatgtaatttaaaacataagagcaaaacaatttattaaatattggttatacatttaaaatatgaaatatacaaattaattttaataaaactataaaataaagactttaatgaTTAATAAGCTGATTTATCAGTGTCAGAGGTACTAGTGTTTATTTGACACGAACTATAAACAATATTTCAACCTTcatgttataaactgaaacttaccagaaaaaaaaaaaaaaaaaaagattttcatgaTTTGAAAGAAATACATTTAGATTACTGAAATAGATCATTACAGAAACACGTAGAGGCAGGGCTTAAATAGTCATAAGCCTGTAGAACAAGTAGGTAATTTTATCATGTCTACAAATTTGATGCAAAGCATCAAGTAGGACATGTTTCTTAGGTCACACTGAGCACTTGTTTTAAGGACATAAACCCTGCTTCCACAAAAATCACAGAACCAATCAAGGCCTTTTCTACTGAAACTAGTCTGAACCCAAATGGAGAGGTGAGCTCACAGTATGAACTGGCGTGTGAGATCGACCAGGCTTCAGGTGTGGAGCTCCCAGAGGAGTCAAAGGTGATCTCCTCTGATTCAGGCTGGGAGTGTCGAGAAGGGGAGCTCTCATTGCTCACTCTGCCTTGGTTCACCTGTTCAAATGTTTCACCTGCCTGCACCTTTACCTTTTCTCTTTCATCAAAGACTGCCTGCTCAGATACGCCCAGGTAATAGTGTAAACTCAGGGGAATATAAAACCGGGTCAGAGAGTCTGCTGACAATTTCCGTTCTTTGGGCATGATGAGTCTTACATCACTGCCTCCATCTGAAGTCTTCCTGTGGGGTTCAGGAGAAGTACATGGCCTGGTTTGCCCTGGTTTAACCCTTACAATGCATGGATTCTTGTCAGCAGGATTGATATCTATCGCAAAGGTTCTTAAGGGAGAACCATCCTTCCTGGATTCTTTGTTTGGATATGAATCTCTACGAGGTACTTTAGACTGCAGTAATGGGCTGGGTGTTCTAGTTTGATCTTGGTCTTTAGGGCGGTAAATGTCAGTGGACTGTGGCTTATCATGTTGACCTTTTGCAGGGAGACTTCTGAGGGGAGATGGTGGTGGACTTGGCTTTGAATGCTTGTCtgaaatgaactgtttgaaattaGAAATATTCTGGGTGCTGTGAGGTACCCTACCTCTGATATCTTGAAGGTCTGGTAATGGCACTGtatttggacttctctgtttTTCCTCGGTCTGTTCCATCTTCTCTTTTTGTGTCGAAGCAGCCTCATTGAAACTCATTCTCTCTGGGGAACTTGGGTTGATTGATCTGATGTCAAACTGAAGTTCAGAATGTTCCACTAAAGAACGTTTTGGAGATGACTCTGGGGATGGATCTTTAACGTTAGCTGTACATGTTGGTGAGCCTACAGTTACTCTAAGGCCACTTTTTTCTAACTCCCAAAAATTAATCGAGACTTTATTCTCCTGTTGACTTGGGGTCGTTTTGAAGGTGGAGATTTCATTTTTTAAGTCAGATATGTCCCTGGAGAGTGACTCTTCTTGTAGCTCATTACCCAGAGATTTATCTTTGTGTTTTAGCAATGCACTGGGTGACAATTTGCCATTCATTTTTGTTGTGAGAGTTTGTAGTTCGCTGCTTAAAACTTCTGAGACCCTATTGTTCTCCAAACTAGAAGGCTTCAAATCTTCATGTGAGGATACAGCTGATATTTCAACATCATTGGATGATTTTCTAGGTAAGACTGGAGAAATCTCACAAATTGTAGATTCTATATCAACTGGATTTGGATCATTGGGCTTGGGTTTTGATGGGCTGATGCTTGAATCTGACAATCTTCTGTCCACAGCATTGTGATAATTCTCATTAAGCTTAGAGTTCTCACTTTCTGTTTTGATGCTTAGTATTTTAGGCCCACTGTTACCCCTTTCCCAGGATGACTTCAGGTTGGCCAGTATTCTCGGTGATATTTCACCTTGGTCAAATGTCTCTTTTTGTGGAGGATCTTCGCATATTGGTTTGTCTGTTTTTTCCTGCAGTATTTCTGCAGTTTTCCTGTTTGTAGAAACAGAGGTCTGTGGAAGTATATCATAATTTTTAGGTCTCAAAGTGCAAGATGTATTAtattctgaactttctgttttaTCTTGACTTATCTCTTCTTTCTCAAATGCTTGAACTTCAGAACACAAGTCTTTTTTCTCTGCTCTTGAAAACAATGCAAAAAGCCCTCTACGTGGCTTTGACGGTGGCTTGTTCTTTGGCTGTACAACTGGAGGCACTAAATCTTCCGACTTGGCTTCTGGGTTTTTATGATCTTTTGGTCCCTCTTCGTTAACCTCTTTCTTAACTGGCAACTCCTTCGGCTTTCCATCTAGAGAACTTCTCCCAAACCATTCAAGTACCTTAGAAAACGAACGACCCCCTTCCACTGTAAGCTTATCAGTCTGGCCCTCTGCACTTAACCCAATGGCCTTACCTGTGACTTCAGTAGAGTCGTGGAAGTTAGACACCTGGGAGGACTGAGGCTCACCATAAACCTCATGGTAACCTACAGTGAAAACAATCACAGGTTTGAAAGTCTTCATTTTTGCATCTAAGTGATAAGAGAATAATACTTGTCATCAGATGATGATATTACACATTAAACTTGAAGTAAACACCCAGATAATAGTTATTTCTTGCAGTGCTTATTTACTAATCACCATTTGTGTTTTAATCAACATACACATGAGCATTCACCAGAACCCATGTGTGATATGTATGAGATATGCACGCACATGCAGTTAGTACGAGGGTACACAGATGTGTTAGCATGTGAACTGTTGAATTACATATTGATTGATTTTTGGGCTGATTATCTCACGTAaacacatttcttggttttggtTATATTGTTATGTTTCAGGGTGTCTTACCAAAGGGTTTTGGATCATTTCTCACTGTCTGGTTGGACAAGTCATCTACCTGTCCATCCCTGAACCTTTCTATGGGCTCAGTGCTCAACACATGGGGACAATTGTGATTTTTAGACGACTCCAGGCTGTTGTAACTTTTTAGACCAGATGCCCATGCTAACTCCTTGCTTTTatgggatagtttacccaaaattgaaaattcaaatcggtcataatttactcacccacatgtcattccaaacctgtgttactttttcttctgtgtaataaattttgaataatatctatatatattttttgtttgtttagtttttttctattcagtgaatgtcaatggggtccaacattgcatttattttgcatttatgcatttagcaaacgcttttatccaaagtgacttacagtgcatttaggctaacattttttacctaacacgtgcttcctgggaatcgaacccacaacattgcactgcaaacacaatgctctaccacttgagccacaagaACACTGTTGTTCATTAAACACGTTcattaaatggacaaaaaaaagtttaaaatatcttattttggaGTTAGCAGACCAAAGAGAGTAGAATACATGCTTgtaacaacatgatggtgagtaaaataattttcatttcctGGGTAAACTATCTTTTTAAGCACTTCTTATGGCTATAACTATGTTACCATTGTCTGTGATATGGCTTCTATCCTGGTCCGACATAGGACTCCAGTCTTCTTCCAGCACACTGTGCTCTCCTTGTACTCTCTCTATGGGCCCATCGACAGAGGAGAAGCGGACCTGTTTTCTATCTAAACACTCTGACGCAGAGTGCACGGAGCAGGGGGAAAGAGGAGGGCTGATGGGAGTTTCAGGACTGACAGGGCTGATCATAGCTGACGACTGACTGCTGCTGCTGTCATCACTGATAGGAATGTGGAGATGCAGGGAGACAGTAGAGCTATGGCTGGAGATGTTGTGCTTCAGGATGCCTTTGGGAGCAGGGGTTACGACCTGTTTGACTCCATTGTAACTGCTGGCAGTGTCCAGGGAAGAGTCCTTGCAAGGTTTGCATTGTGTGACTATATGGGTGTCAGTGTGGTCTGTGTTTAGAGTAGTGTGATGGAGTGTGTAGTTCTCAGCTGGAAGGAAAGGTTCTGAAAAATAACCAAATAGTTGGGTAATGAAGCAGTAAAAGAAGGAGCAAAGacacatacatgcacaaaaaaatgTGAATTCATGTTTTATGATGAattcatttagcattttaattaacaGTTGTGTTATTGTCACAGCAGTACAGTATCTGTTAATTGATGAAATTTAAATGGTATAGGAATGAGATGGAATACACTGGATAAAAGCTTGCAAGCAACCTACGAATATGATGGTCCAAAGGATAATAGATATATTGATACCATATCAAGTACTGGCCTATAGTTCAGCTGAACTGTTACAGTCAGTAGTCACATTTTCACCTTTTACAGTGTATGTATTCCAAATATTCACAACTTTTATATTTACCTTTGCACTCATTAAGACTTGCCttactacaaaataaaagccCATCAAAaatgtaccatctatgtttgagGTACAGACTGGTCATGTGTGGTGGCTTAACTACTTAAATCGACATATTTCTCTGTGTAATCTTCTTAAAGTTTGGCAGCTCCATAAAGCTGTGTTTCTCAGACCACTACATCAGGTTCAACTCTCTGCTGAAAAATTTTGGCCAGACCATTTCAAGGAACGGCACTTTTTCACATGTATTGTAATAACACTAAATGTTACATATTACATATCAATGCCAATTATAAAACTACAGCTTAGTTATTCTATACTAATTGTACAAGCAGAGTAGAGTTAAATCCTGGAAGCTACTCTATTGTTGTACTTGTGTGATTGATTACTGAGTGTTTACATTTTGTTCCCATATGATCTTACAGAagcttttgattattttataatcAGATCAACAAGTGTTTTTGCCAACATATAATGCAAATGTAGTGTTGCATTATGCAAGCTATAGTAACTAAATGCAGGTTTAATAGATATGCATGCAGACAGCATTGAGTTATCACACCGAAAGCAGAGATCATATCAAGCCAACACCATACACCAGAAGAGGTTAACATGCTGTTCTCAATGGGGATCAGTCAAACAAACTTACTGTTCTTGCAAGAAATATGTTCTGACCCTTTGCCCTTTAGAAGATCCactcatttaaaaacacaaccCATCTATTACCTCATCTATTACTGGACTGAACAGCATCAAAATCATCACGCAAATGTTAACTCTATGCCAATCATATAGGTTACATCACAGACATCATCTGTCAAAAGCTAGATCCAATAGAAAACGCTGCgttaaaaactgtaaaacatttttgttattgttaactaaaaagtcattttggttaataaagctgaaataaaataaaatataataataagatGGAAACTactgtatatagatatataaaaaaaatggtatgAATCAACATATAATTAGCTAAATTTGCAAAACTGATTTTAGTAGTTAAATTAGGTTGATTACATTATcagtgaattaaataaaaaaaatggaactttTTTAACATATGTGATTAAAATGGCAATTTCCGTAATGCCTGAATCTTTTACATCATAAATATTTATAGATTAACATACTCTATGGAGTGTACAAAATCAATTTAGGATAAATTGAGAAGATATTTCTCACCCTCAGCAGGTGTCTGGTCAGCCTCCTTAACTCCATTGATAAGTCTGGCTTCATCTCTTTGTGATTGCACACTATTGAATGGATTCTTCCTTGGCTGCGTAATAAATTTCATGGAATCATAAAAATACATCatgaataaaacagaaaattcagcAAAATGATCTTAGTTAATTAATTTTGTGTAGTGTACCTTGATTTGAGGTCTCTGTCTGTCCTGTTGGGCTTCTGGCAACTCATCATCCACCCTGTATGGAGGTGATATGGTCATATAGATTCAGATAAAACAATCTGATTAATTAAATGCAAGATTCACTAACATGATAACAGGCCACTGAAAGCTTTGCATTGAGCATTGATTAATGTGAACAGTTCAGCATAATGCAATCAGTATATTCAATCATCAATACATCTTCACGGTGCTGGTCTTGAAGCTCCTGGAAAGTCACAAGATTCAGCAGTCTAAGTTTCCATGCTGCGATGTGACAGCATAATGCCATTACATGGTGTCAGACAGAGGGGAAAACAGCAGCATGTGGAATCTGACCCCTAAAGCAGCTTACTGGCTCCAGATTCCCCTCACCAATGTCTGGGAAAACATTAGATACATGGGAAAAGTTTGCCCTACAGATTACGTTAACCCTAGAATACAGGTTCACTCCTGAATCTCTGCCAAATTCACAACTGAGTATACATAAACTGGGAGACAGATTACTTTTCTTTTCATATTGTTGTACATGAGCTGATATATGACAGCCTTAAAAGCTAGTGTCCATAGAGTTAAGGCTGTTGATGACATCATGATCAGTCCAGCCAGGCTAATGGGTGGACGCAGCGTTGGTGTGTTGAAAAGGCAGAGCCACCATAATTTCCGTTAATCAAGTATAACAATGGCATGTGCTTGGTACTGATAACAGAAATGCATTTTTGAGTTTAGGAAACTCAACTGCTCCGGgtatgtgttcacagtgtgtgtgtgcactttggatgggttaaatgcagagcacaaattctgagtatgggtcaccatacttggctgaatgtcacgtcactttcacttttttttttttatcaccataATTGATTTGTGTTCAATGCACTtctaattattttatatgcaaaatgctacatacattttctgtttgaaaataaacaaataaatacataaaacacacactcaGATTTGCCTGTGTTACACAGGAAATTACAAAGTGTTTAGTTTTTCTTTGGTTGTTTCTTATCTCGCATATGGCACGAAAAATAGGTGCATGAACACAACCTAactatgcaatatttaaaatgtttgtacaatGCTGTCTCATAATAACCAGCATAATGAATTACATAAAACCATGTGATCAAACTACATTCTACAAGATTTCACAACACAGGTATAACAAAAACGAGAAAATCGACAATATTTCATCCTGTGGTGCATCACATTTCAGTCAGACGAAATGTTGTGCTGGAATGTTTGGATCAGAAATGTACTTAACACTAAAAGCTCACCTCTCGATGTGCGTTTGTGTGGATGGATCATCAATGAGTCCTAAAAGCTCTGGAGGGATGTACACATCTTTCTTCTCACCATAAGCACGACTGGGTTTCTCCGACCATCTCTGAGAGAGCTCCACTGCAATAAGAGATCATTTGTTCTGTTCAAACATGTATTTACAGTCACAAGTACACATCTTAAAACCTCTAATGGATCTACatgagatatttgatttaataaatgctTTGATTAATGGGTGCTTTTTCATTAAAGGTAAAAATGTGATTATATTCCCCTTTAAAAAAGGGTGATGCAAACACTGAATTCAGGTGCTAATCATGGATGGGGTACATGTAATGGAAATAATGAGAGATAGGAACAGAGTTCATTCTTCTCTATCTGATTCTGTGCGCTGGCAACACTCACATATCGTCACGGGTTTCTTCTCTCTCATGGACGCTCTGATGATGTCGGAGCCATGgatcctgtctctgtgtctgtgattCTTTGTCTCATAAAACCACTCCCCTGTCAAGTACTTCAGCCTGCTTCTGTCTCGCTCAGTCTTACGAAGCTGCCTGAAAGGACatcaaatttataaataaataaataaaaaaacacttagaTTAACTTATTTTAAGATTAACTTATTTTAACTTGAGCACTATATTTTTAGAATGGTATATCATGCACGAGATGCTGCAAAAGAttcaagaacagaaaaaaaagaaacatttattaaaagttgaatttattttaaatttaaggaCACATTTTTAGAATGGGATGTGCAAAATGCTGCAAAAGTACATTCCTCTGTTTACATACGCAAACACTGGAGAAGTGGAAATATGGAATGCAAAAATGTGTTCTGTGTAAATGGCCCATTAGTTTGAGTAATAAGTGGACTTTTCATAACGTTACAATTGAATATACAATCATCACCTTTCTCCTATACTCACTTGATCCTCTGTTCTTCCAGCTTCTTAAGCTCTGCATCTCTCTTCAGCACTGCCAGGATCATCTCTTGCTCTTCCTCTGTCAGATAACTCAGGTCAATCATGATGAACGGCTTCGGAGTAAGTGATGCTAACAGATGAGTCTCAGATCGCCTCTGACTGGTTCACTGAAAGTGTCAAGAGCATCACTGTGGGTAACTTGAAGGCTGATGCTTGATAAGTCACTTCATCACATCATGGAGAACATCAGAGGAGCACCTGCGCCAGACACACAGGAGCATCAACAAATGAGTATGAACTTGGTTCACAAAGAACTATGTCTTCCCTGTGAATTCTTCTGACCATTAAGATATCACATGATCCTAACTGAATCTTTTTTAGCAGGGATTTCAAGACGTCTGCTTCGAGCATCATCTATTTTGCCCTAAATATAGAAAATGACATATTGTTTCTCTATATCAACTACATTCCATACAGTATGTGCTCAACACTGGACATGTGACATGGCATTGTCAGATGACTATCAGAGGATGTGAGTACTGGTTGCTTCTCAGAGGAAAGCACACAGTCAAATACTCTTTTGTTCCTAAATCCAATTACACTTAACTCAAATTAGGTGGCAGCACACAAATGGTATCAATTTGAACAGTctgcttttctaaaaaaaaaaacaaaaaaaaaacacacagtttaGAAACCcatgaaaaaaaaggaatatgTCTAAACCATTTAAAGAACTGgaatttttatattctttatttattttattttttggatggaACGACTGTTGGCAGAAATCCACACGTCTATATAACGTAATATAAaaaatggaataaataaataaataatgtgtcatttatttttacgttcatttattttattaattaattattttgcatattgTAAGATGACAATCTATAATCAGATTTCTGGCTGTCCTGTCAGATTCATTTGGCTTGCATAATTGTGTGCAATAAGGCTAcatgtaataataaatgtatcataaaaattaatagcaataagtTCCTGTCTTGCATGGGCATATCGCTGTGTCTAGATAAAGCTATGATATATTCATTACAGCCAGAGCGGAAGTTTGTTGTTACATTCCTATTTTGGAAACCTGTTCCTGAGTCATTTTCTTGATTGCGTAATTTCCATAAAAAAACACATCTACAGGGGTTtaatctcaaacacacacacacacaaacacacacacacacacacacacacacaacatattaCAGAAGCATTTTCCTTATTGTTCCAAGGAGAACAGGATGATTCTTTAGATTCTTTAgtaatgacattaaaaaaataataataataatctaaatttcTAATCTAAAACACAGCTACGGTAAATGATTTCTCAGTACAAATCAGATTTCAAAATGACACAATAAAGCATTTAAGTGTCCGGTGGATCTGAGAAAGGCATGTCATGACAACATCGGTGGGATGATCATCTGTAAATCATAACTCTTCAAGGGATACGTCATTACCAAATTAAAGAAGAACTAGTCTCATCCAAACAGAGTGAACATGAATAATACATGTAATCATTTGCCTGTTCCACATCCCTTTGAGGCATGTCGTAACAAAGAGTTGTCACCTGGTTTGGGTTCACTTTTTACAGGTTTGCAGATTTACTGTTACAAACCGTTTTACCGGGTTTCgagcatctgaaatgttttttccGCAGTGACTAAGAGAATGATTTAGTTCAGTTTTGTTGTTGTCgtttttataaattgtgtgccAAACCAGCATTATCAAATTACAactatatatgaaataatatttttttttaaatcagctttGAACATGCTACCTTATGAAGTGGAACATTTCAGTGTTTGTTTGGTTTGCTTAAACTAAGGCAATGCttcaattatgtgtgtgtgtgtgtgtgtgtgtgtgtggtgtgtgtgtgtgtgtgtgtgtgtgtgtgtatgtatatatatatataatatataaagaaaagaaaagaaaagaaaagaagaaaaaaagtaaaaaagtaactaatcacTCTCTGATATGGACATGAATAAATGCTCTACATTCTTTACTAAATAGCTTTACAAGCATTAAGTGATTAAGGAAACAGGAAATGAGAGAACATTCACAGTGGCTCCAGAGATAAAAACTCTAAACTCCAGACATGAAAACATCCTAATGAAATGAGCGCCTGTTGAAACAGAACCCATCCCTGTCACAGCATGCAGCAAAACTTCCAACTCACTGCAGTTCAGGGAAACTGTGAAGTGAAGTTACAGTCTTAcaaagtaaaaacagtattaaggCAAAGAAGCattcatgtaaaataaaacagctgaCAAGCGAAAGTTTACCTGAATCTTGTTTGTGTGGCTGCCAGACTGCGATGTTTTCCAGCACAGTTACTGTAACATCTGAAACACCAGAAGAACCAACTGATTTAAAACTCCAGCTTTAAAGTGAGGCGTTTACTGCACGAGCTCGCGTTCAACTGGCTGCGTGTGAACACTACTAAGAGCTAAAAATGTTGTTGATAAACTTCGTGAGGAGTTCCGAACGATATCcagaaatgctgtctaggtaggagGTTCACTAAGGAGGTTCACTACGTACCCTGCGCATAAAAGGCGTGGCCATGCGCACTCTCATAAACTTTCACACACGTgccata includes these proteins:
- the LOC128021127 gene encoding synaptotagmin-like protein 2 isoform X4 produces the protein MIDLSYLTEEEQEMILAVLKRDAELKKLEEQRIKQLRKTERDRSRLKYLTGEWFYETKNHRHRDRIHGSDIIRASMREKKPVTILELSQRWSEKPSRAYGEKKDVYIPPELLGLIDDPSTQTHIERVDDELPEAQQDRQRPQIKPRKNPFNSVQSQRDEARLINGVKEADQTPAEGYHEVYGEPQSSQVSNFHDSTEVTGKAIGLSAEGQTDKLTVEGGRSFSKVLEWFGRSSLDGKPKELPVKKEVNEEGPKDHKNPEAKSEDLVPPVVQPKNKPPSKPRRGLFALFSRAEKKDLCSEVQAFEKEEISQDKTESSEYNTSCTLRPKNYDILPQTSVSTNRKTAEILQEKTDKPICEDPPQKETFDQGEISPRILANLKSSWERGNSGPKILSIKTESENSKLNENYHNAVDRRLSDSSISPSKPKPNDPNPVDIESTICEISPVLPRKSSNDVEISAVSSHEDLKPSSLENNRVSEVLSSELQTLTTKMNGKLSPSALLKHKDKSLGNELQEESLSRDISDLKNEISTFKTTPSQQENKVSINFWELEKSGLRVTVGSPTCTANVKDPSPESSPKRSLVEHSELQFDIRSINPSSPERMSFNEAASTQKEKMEQTEEKQRSPNTVPLPDLQDIRGDSEDDSPVKAALERANARPISISKSLEDLSSTPLQERWKTDPRSDVRLSMENVSAVTSNTKTSFSDPEQVKMMSMSVPAFMQQEMACRNSDCASFYYDGLRTCNTPSNFSTCSEGASMSSVTGSVMSIYSGEFGHVEIKGTIQFAIHYVQKLGEFHIFVVQCKDLAVADVKRNRSDPYVKCYLLPDKAKYGKKKTCVRKKTLDPAYNEILRFKIPLETLKTQKLNTSVWHNDTFGRNMFLGEVELDLAEWDFSNTQMNEYLLKGRVQVPTSPKHSVGSVEMSAEIKVALRFVSQTSHNHKNKGNGEVQIWVKECKNLPITRGVAIDPFVKCAVLPDASRKSRQKTRVLKRTSNPVFNHTMVYEGFRQEDLKEACVELTVWDHDRLNNHFIGGIRLGLGKGKSYGTEVTWMDSNVAEAALWERMMQSPNEWVEDILPLRMMVMARMSR
- the LOC128021127 gene encoding synaptotagmin-like protein 2 isoform X1, whose translation is MIDLSYLTEEEQEMILAVLKRDAELKKLEEQRIKQLRKTERDRSRLKYLTGEWFYETKNHRHRDRIHGSDIIRASMREKKPVTILELSQRWSEKPSRAYGEKKDVYIPPELLGLIDDPSTQTHIERVDDELPEAQQDRQRPQIKPRKNPFNSVQSQRDEARLINGVKEADQTPAEEPFLPAENYTLHHTTLNTDHTDTHIVTQCKPCKDSSLDTASSYNGVKQVVTPAPKGILKHNISSHSSTVSLHLHIPISDDSSSSQSSAMISPVSPETPISPPLSPCSVHSASECLDRKQVRFSSVDGPIERVQGEHSVLEEDWSPMSDQDRSHITDNGYHEVYGEPQSSQVSNFHDSTEVTGKAIGLSAEGQTDKLTVEGGRSFSKVLEWFGRSSLDGKPKELPVKKEVNEEGPKDHKNPEAKSEDLVPPVVQPKNKPPSKPRRGLFALFSRAEKKDLCSEVQAFEKEEISQDKTESSEYNTSCTLRPKNYDILPQTSVSTNRKTAEILQEKTDKPICEDPPQKETFDQGEISPRILANLKSSWERGNSGPKILSIKTESENSKLNENYHNAVDRRLSDSSISPSKPKPNDPNPVDIESTICEISPVLPRKSSNDVEISAVSSHEDLKPSSLENNRVSEVLSSELQTLTTKMNGKLSPSALLKHKDKSLGNELQEESLSRDISDLKNEISTFKTTPSQQENKVSINFWELEKSGLRVTVGSPTCTANVKDPSPESSPKRSLVEHSELQFDIRSINPSSPERMSFNEAASTQKEKMEQTEEKQRSPNTVPLPDLQDIRGDSEDDSPVKAALERANARPISISKSLEDLSSTPLQERWKTDPRSDVRLSMENVSAVTSNTKTSFSDPEQVKMMSMSVPAFMQQEMACRNSDCASFYYDGLRTCNTPSNFSTCSEGASMSSVTGSVMSIYSGEFGHVEIKGTIQFAIHYVQKLGEFHIFVVQCKDLAVADVKRNRSDPYVKCYLLPDKAKYGKKKTCVRKKTLDPAYNEILRFKIPLETLKTQKLNTSVWHNDTFGRNMFLGEVELDLAEWDFSNTQMNEYLLKGRVQVPTSPKHSVGSVEMSAEIKVALRFVSQTSHNHKNKGNGEVQIWVKECKNLPITRGVAIDPFVKCAVLPDASRKSRQKTRVLKRTSNPVFNHTMVYEGFRQEDLKEACVELTVWDHDRLNNHFIGGIRLGLGKGKSYGTEVTWMDSNVAEAALWERMMQSPNEWVEDILPLRMMVMARMSR